One Malus domestica chromosome 11, GDT2T_hap1 genomic region harbors:
- the LOC103448372 gene encoding adenylyltransferase and sulfurtransferase MOCS3, translating to MDHDGGGEASAILRQLEDLKASKSEIERQISALEARLQEITLPQPNGSVSNGSCPPTIPSVGSGYGHDLSPQMIYRYSRHLLLPSFGVQGQSKLLKSSILVVGAGGLGSPVLLYLAASGVGRLGVVDHDVVELNNMHRQIIHTESFIGQPKVKSAAAACHSINSTIQIVEYQEPLRTSNALEIMSKFDIIVDATDNAPSRYMINDCCVVLGKPLVSGAAVGLEGQLTVFNYNGGPCYRCLFPTPPPTTACQRCSDAGVLGVVPGVIGCLQALEAIKIASAVGEPLSERMLLFDALSGRIRNVKIRGRSPQCVVCGVKAPFSKQQFQEFDYENFTHSPLTPLPLKLNLLQPDSRINSKEYKEKLVSGEAHVLVDVRPEHHFKIVSLPNSLNIPLPRLEARLPEITSALKEKEDQRGTDSGSGGHVYVICRRGNDSQRAVQYLQKMGFTSAKDIIGGLEGWAHEVDPNVPTY from the exons ATGGATCACGACGGCGGCGGCGAGGCCTCTGCGATTCTTCGCCAGCTCGAAGACTTGAAGGCCAGTAAGAGCGAAATAGAGCGTCAAATCTCAGCCCTCGAAGCTCGGCTCCAAGAGATTACCCTTCCGCAGCCCAACGGCAGCGTTTCCAATGGCTCTTGTCCTCCCACTATCCCGTCCGTTGGTTCGGGCTACGGCCACGATTTGTCGCCTCAGATGATTTACCGCTACAGTCGCCACCTCTTGCTCCCTTCTTTCGGAGTCCAAG GGCAGTCAAAGCTCTTAAAGTCATCGATTTTGGTGGTCGGAGCCGGAGGATTAGGCTCGCCTGTTCTGCTGTATCTTGCAGCCTCTGGTGTTG GCCGATTGGGGGTGGTTGATCATGATGTGGTTGAGCTCAATAATATGCACAGACAG ATTATCCACACTGAAAGTTTTATTGGTCAGCCAAAAGTGAAATCTGCTGCAGCTGCTTGTCATTC GATTAACTCCACTATTCAGATTGTGGAGTACCAAGAACCACTACGTACATCCAATGCTTTGGAAATTATGAGCAA ATTTGATATAATAGTAGATGCAACGGACAATGCTCCTAGTCGTTACATGATTAACGATTGTTGTGTGGTGTTAGGGAAG CCTCTTGTATCTGGTGCTGCAGTGGGATTAGAAGGGCAG CTCACGGTTTTCAATTATAATGGTGGTCCATGCTATCGATGCCTATTTCCAACTCCGCCACCTACAACCGCATGTCAAAGATGTTCTGACGCTGGTGTCCTAGGAGTTG TTCCAGGTGTCATTGGCTGTCTCCAAGCCCTAGAAGCTATTAAGATTGCAAGTGCAGTTGGAGAACCACTCTCAGAACGCATGCTTTTATTTGATGCATTGTCAGGACGGATACGTAAT GTTAAGATTCGAGGAAGGTCACCGCAGTGCGTAGTGTGCGGTGTGAAAGCACCATTCTCTAAGCAGCAATTTCAAGAATTTGATTATGAAAACTTCACTCATTCTCCACTGACTCCG TTACCTTTGAAGTTGAACTTACTTCAGCCAGACTCCAGAATAAACAGTAAAGAGTACAAGGAGAAACTAGTTAGTGGCGAGGCTCATGTTTTGGTCGATGTTCGTCCAGAACATCACTTCAAGATTGTTTCTCTGCCGAATTCCTTAAACATCCCACTCCCACGATTGGAGGCTCGGTTGCCGGAAATAACTTCAGCCTTAAAGGAAAAGGAAGACCAGAGGGGTACTGATTCTGGTTCAGGTGGGCATGTATATGTAATATGTAGAAGGGGTAACGATTCTCAAAGGGCTGTTCAGTATCTCCAGAAGATGGGTTTCACATCGGCCAAAGACATCATCGGAGGACTGGAGGGCTGGGCGCATGAGGTCGATCCAAACGTCCCTACTTATTAG